The following proteins are encoded in a genomic region of Protaetiibacter sp. SSC-01:
- a CDS encoding transglutaminase family protein → MNRLRIRHSTGFHYQGAATASYNEARMLPVTGDGQLVLYSNLEISPISSTHSYVDYWGTRVSSFEILTPHEELSLTATSLVEVRPRDAVERGLGWDELAVETARATAYVEQLTQTPRTRPPEEVVELARAIVAEHDDPCEAARAVCVAVGERIEYMPGVTGVHTTAAEAWEHRKGVCQDITHLAIGALRSVGIAARYVSGYLHPRPDAEIGVTVAGESHAWVEWYCGQWHGFDPTNLIDIGDRHVIVGRGRDYTDVAPLRGVYAGPSSSRLFVTVEITREA, encoded by the coding sequence GTGAACCGGCTCCGCATCCGGCATAGCACCGGCTTCCACTACCAGGGTGCCGCGACCGCGTCGTACAACGAGGCGCGGATGCTGCCCGTCACGGGCGACGGCCAGCTCGTGCTCTACTCCAACCTCGAGATCTCGCCCATCTCGAGCACGCACTCCTACGTCGACTACTGGGGAACGCGCGTCTCGAGCTTCGAGATCCTCACGCCTCACGAGGAGCTGTCGCTCACCGCGACGAGCCTCGTGGAGGTGCGCCCGCGCGACGCGGTCGAGCGCGGACTCGGCTGGGACGAGCTAGCCGTCGAGACGGCGCGCGCGACCGCCTACGTCGAGCAGCTCACCCAGACCCCCCGCACCCGACCGCCGGAGGAGGTCGTCGAGCTCGCGCGCGCGATCGTCGCCGAGCACGACGACCCGTGCGAGGCCGCCCGCGCCGTGTGCGTCGCGGTGGGCGAGCGCATCGAGTACATGCCGGGCGTCACGGGCGTGCACACGACCGCCGCGGAGGCGTGGGAGCACCGCAAGGGCGTCTGCCAGGACATCACGCACCTCGCGATCGGCGCGCTGCGCTCGGTCGGCATCGCGGCGCGCTACGTGTCGGGGTACCTGCACCCGCGTCCCGACGCCGAGATCGGCGTGACCGTCGCGGGGGAGTCGCACGCGTGGGTCGAGTGGTACTGCGGGCAGTGGCACGGCTTCGACCCGACGAACCTCATCGACATCGGCGACCGGCACGTCATCGTCGGACGCGGGCGCGACTACACGGATGTGGCGCCCCTGCGCGGCGTCTACGCGGGCCCGTCGAGCTCCCGGCTCTTCGTGACGGTCGAGATCACGCGCGAGGCCTGA
- a CDS encoding MFS transporter, with protein MTSPDAQDPTEAIELPRRRRFVDLSPLREHPAFARLFIGTSVSGIGFWVTSVAVGLFIYDITGDTFAVALVGGISLVPMIIAGVWGGMLADAFDRRLVLIVSSVVAWLAIIGIVVLAAVDELAGGRPPVWPLYVLTTLNAAASTISNATRSSVTPRIVPEHMVARANALNGITFGLQLTIGPALAGVLVATVGFPLTFAVDAVLFTAGFLGVLGLPKLPPLGETVRPGWESLKDGVRFLRTAPNIRMSFLVDIVAMSLGRPYVLLPAIGASVLGGGSVTVGVLTAATAVGTFLTGLFSGPVAHVHRYGVAIGRAIMVFGAFTALFGVVIAVAATGWFGPVGEEWDQVNLPLLLLAAVALAGTGASDEVSAIFRSTMLLTAAPDEMRGRLQGIFIVVVTGGPRVGDMIAGTLAVIALWVPPVAGGLAIVVIIALLLRMQSTFRHYDARNPRP; from the coding sequence ATGACCTCGCCCGACGCCCAGGACCCGACCGAGGCGATCGAGCTGCCGCGTCGCCGACGCTTCGTCGACCTGAGCCCGCTGCGCGAGCATCCGGCGTTCGCGCGCCTGTTCATCGGCACCTCGGTGTCGGGCATCGGCTTCTGGGTGACGTCGGTCGCGGTGGGCCTCTTCATCTACGACATCACGGGCGACACCTTCGCCGTCGCCCTCGTCGGCGGCATCTCGCTCGTGCCGATGATCATCGCCGGCGTCTGGGGAGGGATGCTCGCCGACGCGTTCGACAGGCGGCTCGTGCTGATCGTGTCGAGCGTCGTCGCGTGGCTCGCCATCATCGGCATCGTCGTGCTCGCGGCCGTCGACGAGCTGGCCGGCGGGCGGCCTCCCGTGTGGCCGCTCTACGTGCTCACGACGCTCAACGCTGCCGCCTCCACCATCTCGAACGCGACGCGCAGCTCGGTGACCCCGCGCATCGTGCCGGAGCACATGGTGGCGCGCGCGAACGCGCTCAACGGCATCACCTTCGGCCTGCAGCTCACGATCGGCCCCGCGCTCGCCGGCGTGCTCGTCGCGACGGTCGGCTTCCCGCTGACCTTCGCGGTCGACGCCGTGCTCTTCACGGCCGGCTTCCTCGGGGTGCTCGGGCTGCCGAAGCTCCCGCCGCTCGGCGAGACCGTGCGGCCCGGCTGGGAGTCGCTCAAGGACGGCGTGCGGTTCCTGCGCACGGCGCCCAACATCCGCATGAGCTTCCTCGTCGACATCGTCGCCATGAGCCTCGGCCGCCCGTACGTGCTGCTGCCGGCGATCGGCGCATCCGTGCTCGGCGGAGGTTCGGTGACCGTCGGCGTGCTGACGGCGGCGACCGCGGTCGGCACCTTCCTCACGGGGCTCTTCAGCGGGCCCGTCGCGCACGTGCACCGCTACGGTGTCGCGATCGGCCGGGCGATCATGGTGTTCGGGGCGTTCACGGCGCTCTTCGGCGTCGTCATCGCGGTGGCGGCGACCGGATGGTTCGGTCCGGTCGGCGAGGAGTGGGACCAGGTGAACCTGCCGCTGCTCCTGCTCGCGGCGGTCGCGCTCGCCGGCACGGGCGCATCCGACGAGGTGAGCGCCATCTTCCGCTCGACGATGCTGCTGACCGCGGCTCCGGATGAGATGCGCGGGCGGCTGCAGGGCATCTTCATCGTCGTCGTCACCGGCGGGCCCCGCGTCGGCGACATGATCGCGGGCACCCTCGCCGTCATCGCCCTGTGGGTGCCGCCCGTCGCGGGCGGCCTCGCGATCGTCGTCATCATCGCGCTGCTGCTGCGGATGCAGAGCACCTTCCGCCACTACGACGCGCGGAACCCGCGGCCGTAG
- a CDS encoding alpha-E domain-containing protein — protein MLSRIAESLFWIGRYIERSDGTARILDVHLQLLLEDPWIEENLACRSLLSVMGVEVEEHADVARADVLSILAVDRNQPASIAYSLAAARENARRAREVVSTELWEVLNTTRARMPRKVASDKVHEFFGWVRERAALAVGIIESATSRDEAYRFFTLGRSIERADMTARLLATRSLTEASGPSWTTILRSVGAYEAYLRTYRGVPSARNAAEFLLLDRLFPRSILFSVTRAEQCLREIEPRSDRVGVSDQALRLLGQIRSELEYRPISDILDDLPRHMDEVQLATSAASEAIRQRYFPTNAAPSWAGEST, from the coding sequence ATGCTGAGCCGCATCGCCGAGAGCCTCTTCTGGATCGGCCGCTACATCGAGCGCAGCGACGGCACCGCGCGCATCCTCGACGTGCACCTGCAGCTGCTGCTCGAGGATCCGTGGATCGAGGAGAACCTGGCCTGCCGCTCCCTGCTGAGCGTCATGGGCGTCGAGGTCGAGGAGCACGCCGACGTCGCGCGCGCCGACGTGCTGTCGATCCTCGCCGTCGACCGCAACCAGCCCGCGTCGATCGCCTACTCGCTCGCCGCCGCCCGCGAGAACGCGCGCCGCGCCCGCGAAGTGGTCTCGACCGAGCTGTGGGAGGTGCTCAACACGACCCGGGCCCGGATGCCGCGCAAGGTCGCGAGCGACAAGGTGCACGAGTTCTTCGGCTGGGTGCGCGAGCGCGCGGCCCTCGCCGTCGGCATCATCGAGTCGGCGACGAGCCGCGACGAGGCGTACCGCTTCTTCACCCTCGGCCGGTCGATCGAGCGCGCCGACATGACCGCGCGACTGCTCGCGACCCGCTCGCTCACCGAGGCATCCGGTCCGAGCTGGACGACCATCCTGCGCTCCGTCGGCGCGTACGAGGCCTACCTGCGCACCTACCGCGGCGTGCCGAGCGCGCGGAACGCCGCCGAGTTCCTGCTGCTCGACCGGCTGTTCCCGCGCAGCATCCTGTTCTCCGTGACGCGCGCCGAGCAGTGCCTGCGCGAGATCGAGCCGCGCTCCGACCGCGTCGGCGTCTCCGACCAGGCGCTGCGGCTGCTCGGGCAGATCCGCTCCGAGCTCGAGTACCGGCCCATCTCCGACATCCTCGACGACCTGCCGCGCCACATGGACGAGGTGCAGCTCGCGACGAGCGCCGCATCCGAGGCCATCCGCCAGCGCTACTTCCCGACGAACGCGGCGCCCAGCTGGGCGGGGGAGTCCACGTGA